GTGAAACCAAAGAATTATATGAAAAAATCCTTGCATTTGAAGGACATACCCCAAAAGGAAACGGGGATAAAAAAGGATTCTTTGAGTCAATTCTGGGAAGTTAACAACGTACACAATAGGTGGCTGATCGCCACCATCAAACTCTTTATCAAAACCCTTAATTGTGTTTAAACGTAAATTGTAGATCATGGGAACTCTCCTTCTTGTTGATGATGCATCATATATGCGAAGACTCATCGGCATCATGGCAAAAAAGGGAGGACATAAGATCGTTGGTGAAGCTGAGACTGGAGAACAAGCGATCGATCTTTTTGTACGTCTTTCTCCAGACCTTGTTATTCTGGATATCCTGATGCCTGATATGGACGGGCTTGCAGTTCTAAAAAGGATAAAGGAACTGGACAGTAATGCCAGGGTTATCATGTGTACAGCTTCTGAGCAGTCTCACCATGTTCAGGAAGCACTCTCTTCAGGTGCTCAAGGGTATATTGTCAAGCCTTTTACACAAGAAAGCCTGAATGAAAAGATCAACACAGCTTTATCTTCATAAAAAAACACTTCTCTTCTGATAAATCCACATCTTTTATGCATTCCCGGTTAACACTAGACAGTGAAACTGATCTTTGAGCTTTGGGGCGAACATCCAGATATTCCCAGGGTTGAAATCTCTTGTATCGGTAGAGTGACTGATCATCGGGTACAGGTAGCGGTTGCTGAAATATCAGACCCGAAATTAGTCCAAAGGCTCGCCTACACTCACCGGGTAATGCGGTACCAGGGAGAATGTTCTGCTGATGAAGAGGCTTTAATTAAGATGCTTTCAGAACTTTCCCTTACCTCGGATCTACCATATTGCGGCAGAGTAAAAAAGATGGATGGATCGCAAATGAGCCTCTCAACCACACAGATGGAACGACTTATCGGAACATACATAGAAGGCCCTGTATCAGTATCAGCACCGAAAAGGATCTATCGTGCTATTGCTTCAGGTGACCGTATCTATTTTGGTGAAGTTCTCTGGGAAATTGATCGTGGCCCATATCATGAACGAAAACCAGGTAACAGGGAATTTTTCCATCCCGGTGTTATGATGCCCCGAATGATCCGATCCCTTGTGAATCTTGCTCATGCCATGCCTGGAGAAACGGTGTTGGATCCCTTTTGTGGAACAGGAGGCACTCAGATTGAAGCAGAACTCATTGGATGTAAAGCAGTGGGTACTGATGCAGATCCTCTCATGATTGAGGGAACCCGCCTTAATCTTCCTGGGTCAAAAGCCGCCATTGCTGATGTCAGATACCTCCCATTCCCTGATAACTCAATAGATCATGTTGTATCAGATCTTCCCTACGGACAATCAGTATTTATTATCGGATCAGAACTTGACGATCTATACCAAAGTGCCCTTGGAGAGATCCGCAGGATTACAAAACCAGGTTTACGATCAGTAATCGTGACACATCGAGATATCAGATCACTTGTATCAGAATACTTTACCATCTGTGAATTTTTTGAACAACGGGTACACCGGAGTCTCACCAGACGGATTCTTGTAATAACACACTGAAAGGATCAGTCACACATCTTAAAAAAAATAAAAAAGAGAATTGAGGATAGTTTTGGACTATAACCAGACAAATAAC
This DNA window, taken from Methanospirillum lacunae, encodes the following:
- a CDS encoding response regulator, which produces MGTLLLVDDASYMRRLIGIMAKKGGHKIVGEAETGEQAIDLFVRLSPDLVILDILMPDMDGLAVLKRIKELDSNARVIMCTASEQSHHVQEALSSGAQGYIVKPFTQESLNEKINTALSS
- a CDS encoding DNA methyltransferase, coding for MKLIFELWGEHPDIPRVEISCIGRVTDHRVQVAVAEISDPKLVQRLAYTHRVMRYQGECSADEEALIKMLSELSLTSDLPYCGRVKKMDGSQMSLSTTQMERLIGTYIEGPVSVSAPKRIYRAIASGDRIYFGEVLWEIDRGPYHERKPGNREFFHPGVMMPRMIRSLVNLAHAMPGETVLDPFCGTGGTQIEAELIGCKAVGTDADPLMIEGTRLNLPGSKAAIADVRYLPFPDNSIDHVVSDLPYGQSVFIIGSELDDLYQSALGEIRRITKPGLRSVIVTHRDIRSLVSEYFTICEFFEQRVHRSLTRRILVITH